The Castor canadensis chromosome 8, mCasCan1.hap1v2, whole genome shotgun sequence genome contains a region encoding:
- the LOC109680439 gene encoding olfactory receptor 2H2-like: MISVCNDSHSDFILLGFSDNPYLEKVLFGIILIFYCLTISGNMVIVLIFWKDPKLQIPMYFFLSNLSLLDLCFTSSCVPQMLVNFWGPEKTISYLGCAVQLYVFLWLGATECVLLVVMAIDRYVAVCHPLQYTTIMHPKICLQLSSLAWGTGLIQSLIQSPATLQLPFCSHQIVDDIVCEVPALIQISSADTTYNEIQISIASIILLVVPLIIILSSYGAIVRAVLRIKSMVGQKKAVSTCTSHLLVVSLFYGTVTGVYLQPKSHYAHEWGKFLTLFYTVVIPTLNPVIYTLRNKDVKGALMRLGQRIWNSQKN; the protein is encoded by the coding sequence ATGATTTCGGTTTGCAATGACAGCCACAGTGATTTCATTCTCCTGGGATTCTCTGACAATCCATACTTGGAGAAGGTACTTTTTGGGATCATTTTGATCTTTTATTGTTTGACAATTTCAGGAAATATGGTCATAGTTCTTATTTTCTGGAAAGATCCAAAACTCCAAATCcctatgtatttctttctctccaaCCTTTCTTTGCTAGATCTCTGTTTCACCAGCAGCTGTGTTCCTCAGATGTTGGTTAACTTCTGGGGTCCAGAGAAGACCATAAGCTACCTTGGCTGTGCTGTACAACTCTATGTCTTCCTGTGGCTCGGAGCCACTGAATGTGTCCTCCTTGTTGTCATGGCCATTGACCGCTATGTAGCAGTGTGTCATCCTCTTCAATATACTACCATCATGCACCCCAAAATTTGTCTGCAGCTGTCCAGTCTTGCCTGGGGTACTGGCCTGATACAGTCTCTGATCCAGTCCCCTGCCACCCTCCAGTTACCCTTCTGCTCCCACCAGATAGTAGATGACATTGTGTGTGAAGTTCCGGCCCTGATTCAGATCTCCAGTGCAGACACTACCTACAATGAAATCCAGATATCTATTGCCAGTATTATTCTCCTAGTAGTACCCCTAATCATTATTCTTTCCTCATATGGTGCTATCGTAAGGGCTGTGCTGAGGATAAAGTCAATGGTGGGCCAGAAAAAAGCAGTTAGCACCTGCACTTCTCACCTCCTTGTTGTCTCCCTCTTCTATGGTACTGTCACGGGTGTCTACCTTCAACCCAAGAGTCACTATGCTCATGAATGGGGTAAGTTTCTCACTCTTTTCTACACTGTAGTTATTCCAACTCTTAACCCAGTCATCTACACTCTAAGGAACAAGGATGTTAAGGGGGCACTAATGAGATTAGGGCAGAGGATCTGGAATTCCCAGAAAAACTAG